Part of the Rana temporaria chromosome 11, aRanTem1.1, whole genome shotgun sequence genome, ccgaagggcGTTGACCAGGAACTTATCTTGCATATAAACGGCTTAAGAATTGTCGGACAACACACCCAAAACTACGTGTTatgttttcagctctttagcggcaCCCTTTTAGgcaacttttgctaatgttgtgttatggtgagcatgcatgtttgtactttgtgtttacacaagtctgtcggacaaaactccaattGTTgatggacaattttaaagcatgctatcccacatttgttggtggaataTCTGACAGCaactgtccgatggagcatacaaacagttaGGATTTTCCGTCAACAGCTTGTCATCACTCAATTTCCGTcgaattatccaatcgtgtgtatgagacttTAGAGTAGTCATTTACAAGAATCCTGCAAGTATTTTCTTACACCTTACCAATGAAAGAAAAAGTCGAGGACTCTGACTTTTGTATATTCACAATAAGGGGGCACTAGACCATACAGAATCATTTGGTAAATAAACACTAAGACGCCTTcacaggatgtttttttttcaaatgtaagAGGCCACTTTTATACAATATTTTATGTAATGTATACATTGTCTGAGTTACCAGTTATTATATTTGAATGCTTTTACAGCCAAGTTAGAAAGCAGTAGCTTCTAAGTTGTTTTTCTGAAAGGGGTATCTGCCCACCCATGTCTGCCCTTTTCCCTAGAGGCGGAAGTGGACTAACTGCTAACTCGGACAgctaaggcaaaacatttttgacaTCTGCCCATTTTGAGGGGAAATTATCATGTCATTATTGCTGTTTTTATGTAGAATAGATAAAAAATGTACCTATCCTGATGTGCAATAAACAGGACTTTTGTATTCCAGGAGTTGAATGATGGAATCCAAGCTCTGTCTAACAAAGAAGAGGAAAAAGTTGGTGTGGCAGCATCTCTGCTCGCCCCACTGTTGCCAGATGCTGTGAAAGAGGAGGAGGATCGCTGGAGGCGACGGGTCATATGTAAAGAGGATGTGGTTGAGCCTACCTGTGAGGATGATGAAGACGACGACATGGCTGCTGTCTGCACTGATAGCGAGCTGGCTGCTGATGAATATGCCCAGGAAGATGTCTGCAGCACTGTGCAGTCTGGCGAGAGCGGGGAAGAAGCAGAGGAGCCGGAGGATACTTTGGAACTGGAGAGGGTGCTGGAGAGAAGGAAGGTATATCCTTGTATTTTAAAAAGGGCTCTATCAAGCAAAATGCATCTCCTTGAGAAGTTTTCATTGGAGGCTGATGTCTGGCATTGACGTTTTCAGTACCGTTAACATAACAAGCCCTGCTAAAAGCTTTTCCAAACCTGaaagcaaacattttatatattgcagctcaccagacgtggtgactgcatttgttgCCTTTCTTCAAGAGGcttgtttttttcagttttttttttttctaccggtAACTCCCTTCTGGTTTTAGGGTGACAATGGTCTCACCCTACTGTATCAGTACAACAGGATAGGACTACATCACTCCGCCTTTCTTTTTCAAAATACAGAGGATGATGTTCTGTAGTCCACATAGGTGCTGAGACCAAAGGCAGATTCAGTCAGCACAAGCAGGTGTCCGTAGTGTGTCATTCACTGTAATTCCTTACAGCTTCTTTGGTTGGTTACCTGTCCAGtggcatttttaaaaatgtgataACCTAATATTCTTCTTAACAGGCTGAGCTTCGAGCACTGGAAGAAGGTGATGTCAGTCTTTCTGGGTTCAGCCCACGCTCTgatatcagccaatcagatgaagCTCAGAAGGCGAAGCCTGTCAGCAAGTGGAAAGTGTTTGTTCCATCAGCCAGCCCTGAATCAACCAGCCACAGCTCCTCCAAGACTGGCCGGGAAACACCAGAGACCGGTGAGACAATGCAAAGTTTatagaggtgtttttttttttttttttttttgcatgacccTTAAGATCAACAGAGAACTTACCTTCAAAACGTTAGTTTGGGGGCTGCACTGAAAATATGAAGATCCTTCCCGAATGGACTTCCCACCCCCACAATTGGATTCCTTTCTTTAACTCTTTAATATTTAGTTTAATTCTTTGTCTCTTTCAGAAATGGGGGCAGAAGCTGCCGAGTGTCCGGCTTCTACAGTAGAGGCAGAAAGTGACCCTGCGCCAGTGAAAACGGCTCCAAAGCAAGAAGATGAGGAAGAAGACGATCTGAAGGTAATTGCTGAGTCCTCTTGGTCTTATACTACTTGTTACTACTTCAGAGTTTTTTTTGCTAACACATAAGTCAGTAGATCTGTTCAAgaattttctttttgttctgtTTGGTTGTGCCATCTTAACCTCTAAAGCTTTATAGTAGGACATATACAGTAAACAAGCTTGCTTTGTAATAAAGGAACATGGGGTTAGGAAGAAGGCAAATAATATCTTAAATGGAAGATGTGGGATAGGACTGCGGAAGCTGCTGTTGGGGACTTTTTATAATTTCATGAGCAGCACAAGCAGTAAAGTATTAGGACATCCGACTTTGACTTGGAAGTAAAGCAAGCATAAGAATGGCAACCTTTTGATTTTGCAAGTAATCATTGAGAGATGTCATATTTATGTCTTCAAAGCTTACAGAAATGCACAgagattatattaaaaaaattacatattttagaCTTGTAATGCAGCTGGTATATATCTGAGTGAAGTTAGAGTGCTTAATGAGGTCTTGTTGCACAAATATTGTGAAAGCATCCTGAAGAGAGGTAGATGAGAAAAGTTATGGTCATAAGAAACTGGGAGATAAGTAGCAGAAAAGTGCATACAGTGGCATGTACAATGGCTGAGATTATAAATTGCCTACGGTAACTAATGAATAAGTATAATTTTTCTTTATGCCGTACTTCCAGGAAGCTCTTAAATCATTCTCTAATATTGGAAAGCCTTAATGCCCAAAGTAGGGTGCCCCCCATTTTGTAGGATACGCTTGCTCAGCGGGTGatcgctctgctgatccccactgagcaggtggttGACAGGTCCATCTCCCCTCACTGTGCAGAGTGGAGACTAACCcagtcccactctcctctagGACATGTCATGGCCGACATCCGCCGCTCTATAGGAGTGAATGAAGGGTCCGATCAGCTCTGCCTAAAAAACCGACAGGCGGACCCGATTGTGCCACCAATGCGAAAGGGCCCttatgctgcattcacacctcagcatagcttctgagcgtttttttgcaCATCTTTTCTGGCAATTTTGGTGCGTTTTGCACATTTGTATGCAGCGTTTTAGGGCTTTGGTGTTTTTTATTAGTCAATGGAGAAAACTATTATCTGCTGCATTATTTGTAGCTTTTGCATtagcttttattgttttaataatattatgtttttttgttggaGTAAGGGGTTCCAGTTCAGTTTTTAggttaggattaggagttggggttattttttatttgttttgttattataaaatcgcttaggtgtgaatgggggcttagagTAAATGTGCAACACCAGAAATATTGGATGCGAGTGGGATTTGCTTTGGTTCTcattgaccatttttttttttgtatttggctTGCTTGTACTGAGTTTAGGGTTTAACAAACTCGCTGAATAGTTTGTAgtaatttaataataatttttttttgttgcagttcCAGATTGGCGAGCTGGCTAATAGTCTCATCAGTAAACTGGAGTTTTTGGGCATAAACAGGCAATCTGTGTCCAACTTCCATGTGCTGCTGTTTCAGACTGAGGTGAGTATTTGTTCCAACTTGTCCATTGTTGGGGGTATGAGGTTGacttgctaaaggcaaatagatgttGCACTCTGCATGTGCAGTTGATCCCATGTGCAGTTGattcagagtttagtaaatgaagtaaagcttcactttacaaagaatacccaatcgcatGCCAGGgatataaaaaaacagcatttttgcttgcacatgattggatgatggaagtaagCAGCGCTCTCCCttgtttactaagctctggagcgactgcacttgcagagtgcacagtctatttcccattagtaaatcaacccatatgTTTTAGTAAAAGTTAACTTCCAATCCATGTGAAAAAGCTAGGGGGAAATTGCCCTCCTCTGGGGttgaaaaggagaaaaaaagcttCCACTATAACTGGGGTTTATAGAAAATGTGGGTTGTAGGAAGAGGCTGGCACACTAGAGAGGAAAATCTCAGACTGTAATTTGGAAGTGTATTGAACCCTAGTCCACTGTGACGAAATCTCACAAGCTGCATTTATTTCTTTGGTATCTCCAACAGACTCGAATCTCAGATTGGAGGGAAGGAGCGCTCAGCGGAATCTATCTGAAACGTAAATTGCAAGACGCATCTGAACAAATAAAACAGTATGAAATTAACGCCACCCCTAAAGGCTGGGCCTGCCACTGGGACAGGTACGAATCTTCCCCAATTTTCACCTTTCACATCTCAAAACATGACTTGTGACATCACCACCTGACCTCGTGACCTCATCTGTCTGGAGACTGAACACGGCCGCACTTTAGGTTCTGGGTGGGCAGATCCCTGGAGCACAGTGAGCACTTGGGCCTGCACATTGGAGAAACTTAAGTTTTTTTTCATAGCTGTGTATGCATATTGTCCATGTAAAGCCTTTCCTGagaggacaaaaaaaacaaaaaacaaaaaaaaaggttggttAGAACTCACTCCCAGTGCCAAGTGCGCTGATGGGGCAGGGACAGGGGGATGCGCATGCGCAAGCTTTGTGACCATTTCAGGATCCGGATCCCTATCCTTTCCCATCTTACACCAGTGAAGTTCCAACAAGCTTCGTGGCCCCAAAGGTGACGGTGAAGAACAAGATACGTCCCGTGATGCAGGTCAGACCaaaattatttcttttttatacttgtgttttttttttacttatttattttttacgttttttcttttctgtaCGTTGTGCTTTTAATTGAAGATCTTTGCTCTCTTATCTTTCAGCTCTCAAAAAGTATACACATATTTTAATCCAGTGGATATCATATTTGAACTTATTCCCAGAATGGTGGTGTCAACCATCCCCAGCTGTATTAAGCATTTTAAGCAATTTGTTATCTTAATTTGATCTGTGTTCAGAGTTGCATAAAAATGCTCTGCAAACCGATGCCAGCCAATTTCAGGATGGCATTTTTCTTTCAAAGTTGAGATAATTTTTTTGTCGGGTTCCCTCCTGTTGGCTGATTGCAGCTGTAGGAGTGTGGACCTTATTGGACAAATATCCGAGGGGTGAATATTTAcagatttttgtctgttttttgtgaTTCAGGAATCATAGGCGATATTTCTATGTTAACGACATCTCAGCAGAGTCTCAGTGGGAGTTTCCTGAtgtggatgaggaagaggaggggtcCGCACCTCAAAATAAAATGCAAGCAGCCTCTAAATTGGCTGAAAAGGACAAGGTTGAAGGTGCAGTGGCTCTTCCTCCTGAGCCACCAACAAGTATCCCAGGTAACTCAAATGGAAAATGTTGCTTTAGAGAGAACAAATGTTTTGATGTTAATATCAAAGGGTATAcctattattaatatattttttttatatatatatatatatatatatatatatatatatatatatatatatatatatatatatatatatatatatatatatatatatatatatataattttcacatttaatttttttatttagatttaattttgtgttttattttttacccatAATATTTGTAACATAAACCTATGGAATTGCAACATtccaaaaaaaaagctacacattTGCCTGATGACTgaggttgaaaaccactgctaTAAGCCACAAagtatacagtgaggggaaaaaagtttttaaacaccccccccccccctgctgattttgtacatttgcccactaactaaaaaaaatgataagtcTATATTTTAATGgtatgtttattttaacagtgagaaacagaataacaaaaattatccagaaaaacacatttcaaaaaagttaaattgatttgcattttattaagtgaaataagtatccccccccccccctatcagcaagatttctggctccttctagtggaggagcggtgtatacactccGGTCCTTCTCCgtttcaaagatgcggctagcagggctttttttgccgtcctgctagcgcaacgctccagtgtgaaaactcGTGACAATAGAGCAGCACTtttagggcggattgcaggctctgtttttttaacgctatagcgcctgcaatatgccctaagtgtgaaaggggtcttaatgagtGCTCCTCCTAACCTCAGCTTGatgcctgtataaaagacacctgtccacagaaacaatcggattccaatctctccaccttgGCCAAgatcaaagagctgtccaaggatgtcagagaCAAGATTGTAGAaccacacaaggctgcattaggctacaagaccatcgccaagcagcttggtgagagggtgacaacagttggtgcgattattcacaaatggaaggaACACAAAAtaactaaggggacaggacaacttcactgcatcaaagggacgatggacggggccttgtactgtcaaatcttgggtgagactctccttccctcagccagggcattgaaaatgggtcatggatgggtattccagcatgacaatgacccaaaacacacggccaatgCAACAACTGAGTGGACCAAGAAGAAACACATTAAGGTCctagagtggcctagccagtctccagaccttaatcccatagaaaatatgtggagggagctgaaggttcaagtTGCCAATCGTCGGCctggaaaccttaatgacttggagaggatctgcaaagaggagtgggacaaaatccctcctgagacgtGTGCAAAgttggtggccaactacaagaaacgtctgacctctgtgattaccaacaagggttttgccactaagtaccaagtcatgttttgtgaaggtgtcaaatacttatttgactcattaaaatgcaaatcaattcataactctttattaaaaaaaaataaacatacacaTGAAAAAAACAGGTTACAACAAACCcacagaacaacaaaaaaaaaagttgcataaaAACATTAGGAAGGCGGCCCGCACTCGggacaaatgtatttattacagGATTGATATCAGTTTTGAATGTGCGTGTCACTATTGGGTCTGACTGCTTTTACCGTGTACATCACCAGGGATTTCCAATAGTGCTTATCGGGTATAGCCGTATGATGCAGCAGGTATTGGGAATAAATGGTGACTTTATCAATGATCTAATGCACACTTTGCCAGTATGGTTGGATCATGGAGCATAGCCATCACACATGAAGAAGTGTACCTTCTTCCACTAAACACCAGCAGTGTTTTggcacttaaagggtttgtaaagtcagaatgcttttttttttttatcttaatgcattttatgcaactGTCCCTCCTAGCTCCAGCGATGTTCTATGAATGTCTCGCCTGTCTGGGACTCCCCTCCTTATTGGCCGAGACAGCagagtggcaccattggctctcactgctgtcagtgagccaatgagaatggAAAAGGGGTGGGGCCAGGCTGCCGCTACGTGTCTGAATGGGACACAGGGATctgtgacttggctcgggtgccccatagcaagctgcttgctatggggtacccaacaggaaggaggggccaggagcagcgttgagggacacgagaagaggatcagggctgtgtaaatccactgcaacagagcaggtaagtataacatgtttaggtaagtataacatgtttgttatttttatttaaaaaaaaaagagactttacaatagTATGTATTAAGGAGAAAAGGCAGACATTCTGTACAATCGAGTACATTGTTTTTAGCCGTTTTATTGGATAACGATATTTAGTGAGGCCTTGTGTATGACATGTATGCATTCCAAACCCCCAGCTTCGTTCTCCGTGTTTTacagtatttttttccattgtttGTGTGAAGATGAGAGGTCATGTAAATGGCGGATATAAGATGTCTCAATGGGGTGCATGAGAGGCAAACAaagctgtctgtctctctgtcctaACTCTTTCAGAAAGCTGGTTGGCTCAGGGGAGTAGGTCATCGGGTGATCAAAGCAGTATGTATGTTCGGGTCTGAAACCAACCCTGATTACTAAATTGTCACACCATAGGGTGTGCTCATTAATCTCTCAAAAAGAGCCAAAGATCTGGCGCAAAATCTGGACTTTGTCTAACAGGAGTCATGGGACCTGGGATTGTGGAATTTGAGGAATGAGTACAGACTGTCTGGAAGGTTAGTATAGTTGTGCCAATTTCCGGGTGAGTATAAAAGCATTTCAGGGCTGCCTGAGAAGTTGGCCAAGGAGCAGGGTGCAGCGAGTATGGAGTGAAGCCGATCCACCACCTGGCATGATGTATGTTTTATGTATTCATAACATTCATTGTTCTCTTTTTCAGATTCCATCCCGGCTAAAACCTTACCCAGTGCACCAGTTGCTCAGAACTGGAACTACATTCACCAGCCCCCACTGCCCTTAGAAGTTCCtcttcccccaccccctcctcctcctcctccccctcctcctcctgaatccccaccccctccccctcctgactcccctcccccaccaccacctcccatggaggaagaagaagaaatacAGGAGGTTGAAATGGAAGATGATGACAATGTTGAGCCACCAGTCCCAGGAATGGAGAACATAATCATGACTTCTGCCAACACTGAGATTCCTGCCTCTAAGGTGAGGACACACTCTGTAAAAGACTAGATTACAATCGAAGGCCTTATGCCAGTAATGAAGGCTCACTTTTTTACATATTCATggttgtatatctgcagtgtgagatctaaggcactgctttctctgactgctagtctcaggaGATTTGTACATGTCACTTCTGTGCTGCACAGCCATGCAGAGATGGTGCAGAACAaggcataaaaaaaattgggacaaaTCGATTGGCTGAAGGGAGATTACAGGAAATAATGGTGACCTGTCCTTatagctgcctttttttttttttttttttaagcacagctTCCATAATTCAGTTCCCTtaatgtagaactataggcaaaacctttttttaattttggatagcgtaatggagggttataacccctgtactgtttatttttgccatctttgtctcattagggagatttcccatTACTTCCGGTCttctagccaaaacaggaagtagagaggaaatccctgcaaattaagggaatgttTTGGGTACCCCCaagtcaccaaaactagtgtcctcattggaagatttcccctctattacttttctggggacaacctaaaatttgggattttcttttactttcattgaTGATGGTAAACAGAAgaaatggagagggtgaatctccctaatggggtgcACAGACGGCATTAAAAGCTGACTAGTGTTCTAATCCAGTggacatcaaccctgtcctcagggcccactaacaggccaggtttgcaagagaactgaaatacatgacaggtgatatcactggctgctcagtgattgctgtattctagtctgcatctccccaagggaccgtatatactctaatataagccgacccgaatatataagccaaggcacctaattttaccacaaaaaaatgggaaaacctattgactcgagtataagcctagggtgggaaaatgcagcagctactggtaaaACAATGCCCAGTTACAGCCGTAccttttcattagtaaaacagcgtgtgtctgTCGCTGTGTAATCCAGTCTGTAAGACGGCCCCGCCGCCTCCTCGTCTGTCCGTGATAGGCTGAGCACTGATACAGTTTCCCAGCATTGTATCAGTGTTCCTCTATCAGACGAGGAGGCGGCGGGGCTGTCTTACAATGAGCGGCCGAACAGACTGGATTACACAGCGGCAgacacgctgttttactaataaaaggtatggctgcatatggattttactgctgactcgagtataagccgagggggtagTTTTTCAGCCTAAAACATGGGCtagaaaactcggcttatactcgagtatatatacggTAATACTTAAAACCTGTtcacaacaaaacctggggaatgcccaggaacaAAACAAGccaacttaccgaccagctcgcagaacaaccaattaacctgtctaacagtatgcgttaaaaacaggggttttgttcgcacgcatttgcaaacgcatgcgtgagccacagagccgcgccaaggcaccctgtaatcctaacactaaacaatgagtgtccccacaatggaggcacatgcattctaatggatagatgagggcaggtggactgaaggtgAGCAATATAGGGTAATGCttaaaacctgacctgttagtggccctgaggacagggttgatgaccactgttctaatccctctgccCAAAACTGAGAACTAAAAGGGaaaaccttcttcttttttttttttttttttctttttttttttacagccagtcCTTGGCATTGAATTGTTGAACATCAGGGGTGGGGCTTGTCTGCAGCCAGAGCACGACTTTGGTTGTGTGTGGCCAATGAAATAATTTATTGTCATTTCAGGTGAAAAATGAACAGGCTGCATCTGCAAAGGCTTCAAAGAGGAAAGCTACAGATATGTTTGCGGAACAAACAGTGACAATAGGAAGTTGTCCTGTGCTCTACACTCAGCCGGCTATCCCTGCAGGTCAGGATTTGTTTATGGTCATCTGTACTGTGATTGTTTTTTTAGCTTGTGAGCAACTTTTGATAACATTTCTGTGCCTTGTTTCATCAGGTCCTGCCATAACTGCCATGAATGTCGCATCCAGTTATATGGGGCTTCCACTCCAAGTCCCTGCACCTATGGTGATGACTAGTTTGGAATATACTATTCCAAGTAATACTATGGTGCCACCTCTACCACTTGTGATGTCACATGCAAACATACCAACTCCTCCAGTGCCAGAGCAACAGGCCCCGCCCCCACCGCCACCTCCAAGCAAACCACAAGCAACAGAGAAgcccaaaaagacaaaaaaaatgaaggtATTGTTTATCTTGCTTTGTTCAAGAACTGCTTTATGGTAGTGGTATGGTATATCCTGTGTTAAAGCCGCAGTGTTCCTTATTTTTATTCACTGTTGAATTTGAGGTAACAGTGAGCCTTACATTAACTATATGTGCATACTTATTTTAtctaaaacgaaacaaaaaaaaaaaaaagtaattttgttaAAAACCACTCtgtccttttttatatttttttgagatTTCTTAGTTCCTTTCACCAACCTTCTGGTGCGCCAATGCTGATTCAGGTCTCCTATGGATCAGCTACAGAGTCGTTTTCAGCCGTCCTGCTTACCCCCGGCTCTCCTCTTGCCTAATCACAAGAAGGCTTTATATTATGTGAAcccattagaaaattagaaagtaTTCTATGAATGGACAGTGTAGGGAAGGGGCAGGCAATCACACAGCAGCCACATTTCTCCGGTCACATCACAGGGAGTAAAGCAATGGCTGTACTCCCTGCGCTCAGTAAAAGTGATTTTAAAATTCCAGTGCTCGGAGTTTGACTGTAAAAGGGCAACAGATGAGAATCTGCATTTGTTTTGATATATcctgatgggggaaaaaaattgttttttctaagTCTTATTTTTTGGATAAAGCAACAGGAAAAAAGGATATGTGAAATAACTGTGCAGAGATCACATCTTTGTAGTTTGCTTGCCTGCTGGTGTAATTCTAAATGGTCCCATAAATTGTGCTTTATATTCTCTGGTAATCCTCTGATTTTTGTCTGTAGGTTAAGAAGAGTAAAGTAAAGATGCCCTCTCTAGTCCAGAAGTGGCAGAACATACAGAAGGAGCTGGACGAAGAGGAGAATTCCAGCTCCAGCGAGGAGGATCGAGGTGTGGTTAACCAAAAACGTATTGAAGAGTGGAAGATAAATCAGATGAGCAGGTATAAGATAAGGCCTAGGGAAATCACTGAGTACATTTCATTaccaattttctttccttttcatgTGAAACAGAATATCGTCTTCACATTCTGTGTTTAAGCTCCCCTTCCATTATATTGCACTGATTGACAACATGGCTTCTAATTAGTCAAGACACTCCAGTTGCTTCATATGTACAGGACATATACCAGGATTAGATATATTCAGATGTGTTCTGTAAAGAGACAGTCATACACAGGAGCtgaactttaaagaggaagtaaaccctcctcgacccctttcatactgaagcgttttagcgttaaaatgctctccatgcatctcggtggaccctttcacactaagtcctgcaagcagcagcttttgggcgctgaaaaaaacgctccaaaaacgcccctctccattgaaatgaattgaaagcgttgtaaaaaacgccttgccctttcacactgaggcactgcaaaaacgccctaaaacgttagggtcttagcggtgcatTGCCAACGTTtttcgggcactggcagtgtgaaagggctctgaaagcactccggctttcacattggggattgcagatgaggcttctttcaggcgctttacaggcttttttttacgccaaagcgcctgaaaaacgctccagtgtgaaaggggcctaagtgtgagGGAATCCCCTAATAGCTGTCACTGAAACAGGTGTCCCCGTCTGTTATCTGCATTTGGGGACTTTCCATCACTTTCTTGTCCAGTACAAATTGAGGGAGTGAATCTCTATACTGTTAATGTTTCTGCGTAGGTGTTGTAACTTCATAAAATTTATTAACTCTCGCCCCCCTTCGGAATTGTATTCTAATCCTTTATATTTGATCTATTTCAGTGGCATGGCAGAAAAGAATGCCAATTTTGAAGCCCTTCCTGCAGACTGGCGAGAGAGATTGAAGAGGCGGAAAATGGAAAAAAGCACGTGACCACTTTTTGTACACTTGTATACTTTTTCTTCACAACCGttactgtaaaaaaacaaaacaaaactttctcccttcccccccactcCCCTACCCTGGCGTTGTCATCCGGAGAGTTGGCACGACTTGTCACCAGCTGTCACCCCCTCTGGCCTTGATGGTTTTTCTTCTCTTATGCAAAGctgccttttttcttttgtatatttttcaaaccattctgtttttattttatatttatttacttattcccAGATCCTCCTCACATTGAGGTACATTCCTTCATAGTAGACATCCCCTTCTATAATATAAAGGTGTTGCCAGTTAGGGACCTTTTTATTAAAATGGGTGAAGCGGTTTTATGTTGACTCTTGTCATGCAGCACTttcctgatttctttttttttttttgtacatacaatCTGAGCCTTTCTTACCCAGCCACAAGATGTTAATTCTGTGATGGGAGACCTCTTTTAGGGTGGATAATATCACACGGGG contains:
- the FNBP4 gene encoding formin-binding protein 4 isoform X1, coding for MRALMGKKTRAVSGRRPILQLSPPGPRAATREEVGSGSEDDTDSQKVIAPPTTGMISEVPIALVKPTGGLCLLGAYTDSDDEDGDSSEKPTPATKANASTDIDSTLANFLAEIDAITAPALSEGDDTANSTAPPPTPPKPDPKDSHSLTSGAHNGAEPNATGELWHYDTHCSLAGVDVDMGDWQEVWDENTGCYYYWNIQTNEVTWELPQSLASQVQGAQGYTNSSESSDFSSVVTSESVPEVKEDTLGLAASSVPVLSKKEPKKELNDGIQALSNKEEEKVGVAASLLAPLLPDAVKEEEDRWRRRVICKEDVVEPTCEDDEDDDMAAVCTDSELAADEYAQEDVCSTVQSGESGEEAEEPEDTLELERVLERRKAELRALEEGDVSLSGFSPRSDISQSDEAQKAKPVSKWKVFVPSASPESTSHSSSKTGRETPETEMGAEAAECPASTVEAESDPAPVKTAPKQEDEEEDDLKFQIGELANSLISKLEFLGINRQSVSNFHVLLFQTETRISDWREGALSGIYLKRKLQDASEQIKQYEINATPKGWACHWDRNHRRYFYVNDISAESQWEFPDVDEEEEGSAPQNKMQAASKLAEKDKVEGAVALPPEPPTSIPDSIPAKTLPSAPVAQNWNYIHQPPLPLEVPLPPPPPPPPPPPPPESPPPPPPDSPPPPPPPMEEEEEIQEVEMEDDDNVEPPVPGMENIIMTSANTEIPASKVKNEQAASAKASKRKATDMFAEQTVTIGSCPVLYTQPAIPAGPAITAMNVASSYMGLPLQVPAPMVMTSLEYTIPSNTMVPPLPLVMSHANIPTPPVPEQQAPPPPPPPSKPQATEKPKKTKKMKVKKSKVKMPSLVQKWQNIQKELDEEENSSSSEEDRGVVNQKRIEEWKINQMSSGMAEKNANFEALPADWRERLKRRKMEKST
- the FNBP4 gene encoding formin-binding protein 4 isoform X2; translated protein: MRALMGKKTRAVSGRRPILQLSPPGPRAATREEVGSGSEDDTDSQKVIAPPTTGMISEVPIALVKPTGGLCLLGAYTDSDDEDGDSSEKPTPATKANASTDIDSTLANFLAEIDAITAPALSEGDDTANSTAPPPTPPKPDPKDSHSLTSGAHNGAEPNATGELWHYDTHCSLAGVDVDMGDWQEVWDENTGCYYYWNIQTNEVTWELPQSLASQVQGAQGYTNSESSDFSSVVTSESVPEVKEDTLGLAASSVPVLSKKEPKKELNDGIQALSNKEEEKVGVAASLLAPLLPDAVKEEEDRWRRRVICKEDVVEPTCEDDEDDDMAAVCTDSELAADEYAQEDVCSTVQSGESGEEAEEPEDTLELERVLERRKAELRALEEGDVSLSGFSPRSDISQSDEAQKAKPVSKWKVFVPSASPESTSHSSSKTGRETPETEMGAEAAECPASTVEAESDPAPVKTAPKQEDEEEDDLKFQIGELANSLISKLEFLGINRQSVSNFHVLLFQTETRISDWREGALSGIYLKRKLQDASEQIKQYEINATPKGWACHWDRNHRRYFYVNDISAESQWEFPDVDEEEEGSAPQNKMQAASKLAEKDKVEGAVALPPEPPTSIPDSIPAKTLPSAPVAQNWNYIHQPPLPLEVPLPPPPPPPPPPPPPESPPPPPPDSPPPPPPPMEEEEEIQEVEMEDDDNVEPPVPGMENIIMTSANTEIPASKVKNEQAASAKASKRKATDMFAEQTVTIGSCPVLYTQPAIPAGPAITAMNVASSYMGLPLQVPAPMVMTSLEYTIPSNTMVPPLPLVMSHANIPTPPVPEQQAPPPPPPPSKPQATEKPKKTKKMKVKKSKVKMPSLVQKWQNIQKELDEEENSSSSEEDRGVVNQKRIEEWKINQMSSGMAEKNANFEALPADWRERLKRRKMEKST